One region of Streptomyces sp. CG4 genomic DNA includes:
- a CDS encoding helix-turn-helix domain-containing protein — protein MPGGTRRGKKPREYAVSGDWPYAVMDSVRQAQVGQAVARALSEAMERRSFSANALAEASGVNRQVISNILAGTVWPDMFTLASLEVALDEMLWPRHTEWPTGDDGARHQPIPSHRRSGEG, from the coding sequence ATGCCCGGAGGAACGAGACGTGGAAAGAAGCCGCGCGAGTATGCCGTGTCCGGTGACTGGCCGTACGCGGTGATGGACAGCGTCCGGCAGGCGCAGGTGGGGCAGGCCGTCGCCCGGGCTCTATCAGAGGCGATGGAGCGACGAAGCTTCTCAGCCAATGCGCTGGCCGAAGCCTCCGGCGTCAACCGGCAGGTCATCTCCAACATCCTCGCCGGAACCGTGTGGCCGGACATGTTTACGCTCGCGAGCCTCGAGGTGGCGCTGGATGAGATGCTCTGGCCGCGTCATACCGAATGGCCAACGGGTGATGACGGTGCCCGTCACCAGCCCATTCCCTCGCACCGGCGCAGCGGGGAGGGATAG
- a CDS encoding IS256 family transposase → MTASGSVPRHPLAEVNLAAASPDLLRAMVKTFADTLMSAEADVVCGAEYGQVSDERVNHRNGYRSREWDTRAGTVELAIPKLRQGSYFPHLLLERRRRAEQVLVSVVATAYLLGVSTRRVEKLAESLGVTQLSKSQVSAMARHLDEQVAAFRNRPLDAGPYAFVWVDALTQKVREGGRIINVHALIAVGMNADGHREILGIDVATCEDGAGWLAFLRSLIARGLIGVQLVIPDAHAGLVDAVGVVLPGSSWQRCRTHYARNLLSQVPKSAQPWVATLLRTVFEQPDTDAVQAQMQHVLDALGAKYPKTATHLDSAQHDLLAFTAFPREIWRQIWSNNLQERLNKEIRLRTDAIGIFPDRTALIRLVGAVLAEQNDEWTEARRYMGLDLLAKARPHPIESETDGIALPTELTA, encoded by the coding sequence ATGACCGCATCTGGCAGTGTGCCCCGGCACCCCCTCGCCGAGGTCAACCTCGCCGCGGCGAGTCCCGATCTGCTGCGCGCGATGGTCAAGACGTTCGCCGACACGCTCATGTCCGCCGAGGCCGACGTCGTCTGCGGCGCCGAATACGGGCAGGTCAGCGACGAACGCGTCAACCATCGCAACGGCTATCGTTCGCGCGAGTGGGACACCCGCGCGGGAACGGTCGAACTGGCCATCCCCAAGCTCCGCCAGGGCAGTTACTTCCCGCACTTGCTCCTGGAACGCCGCCGGAGGGCCGAGCAGGTTCTCGTCTCGGTGGTCGCGACCGCCTATCTGCTGGGTGTCTCCACCCGCCGGGTCGAGAAGCTCGCCGAGTCCCTCGGCGTGACCCAGCTGTCGAAGTCCCAGGTCAGCGCGATGGCCCGGCACCTGGACGAGCAGGTCGCCGCGTTCCGCAACCGACCCCTGGATGCCGGGCCGTATGCGTTCGTCTGGGTGGACGCGCTGACCCAGAAGGTCCGCGAGGGCGGCCGCATCATCAACGTCCACGCTCTGATCGCGGTCGGCATGAACGCCGACGGGCACCGCGAGATCCTCGGCATCGACGTCGCCACCTGCGAGGACGGCGCTGGCTGGCTCGCCTTCCTGCGCTCGCTCATCGCCCGCGGCCTGATCGGTGTCCAGCTCGTCATCCCCGACGCCCATGCCGGCCTCGTCGACGCGGTCGGTGTGGTTTTGCCCGGATCATCGTGGCAGCGATGCCGCACCCACTACGCCAGAAACCTGCTCAGCCAGGTCCCCAAGTCGGCCCAGCCATGGGTGGCCACCCTGCTGCGGACCGTCTTCGAACAACCCGACACCGACGCAGTTCAGGCCCAGATGCAGCACGTCCTGGACGCGCTGGGCGCCAAGTACCCCAAGACCGCGACCCACTTGGACTCCGCCCAGCACGACCTGCTGGCTTTCACCGCCTTCCCGCGCGAGATCTGGCGGCAGATCTGGTCGAACAATCTGCAGGAACGGTTGAACAAGGAGATCCGGCTTCGCACCGACGCGATCGGCATCTTCCCCGACCGCACTGCCCTGATCCGCCTGGTCGGCGCGGTCCTGGCCGAGCAGAACGACGAATGGACCGAGGCCCGCCGCTACATGGGACTCGACCTACTGGCCAAAGCCCGCCCCCACCCGATCGAGTCAGAAACCGACGGGATCGCTCTGCCCACCGAACTCACCGCATAG